Proteins encoded within one genomic window of Pseudalkalibacillus sp. SCS-8:
- a CDS encoding cob(I)yrinic acid a,c-diamide adenosyltransferase, with translation MKIYTRKGDSGKTSLIGGRTDKDDVRVEAYGTVDEINCFVGQAMAELDPSIFKDILEDLEKIQHELFDCGSDLSNVTDSERKLKQPSVSYLEERIDAFMEETPALERFILPGGTKPAASIHIARTVTRRAERILVRLTKHDPNVSVTTLRYLNRLSDFFFALGRVINHRLHVKDIEYIRSAKVFSSKEKDNQK, from the coding sequence ATGAAAATCTATACACGTAAAGGGGATTCAGGCAAAACGAGTCTGATTGGCGGACGTACAGATAAAGATGACGTTCGAGTAGAAGCCTATGGAACCGTTGATGAAATCAATTGCTTCGTTGGTCAAGCAATGGCTGAATTAGATCCTTCGATATTTAAGGATATCCTTGAAGACTTGGAAAAGATCCAACACGAACTTTTCGATTGTGGATCTGATCTTTCCAATGTAACCGATTCTGAACGTAAGTTGAAACAACCATCGGTTTCTTACTTGGAAGAAAGAATCGATGCTTTCATGGAAGAAACCCCTGCGTTGGAACGTTTCATCTTACCTGGAGGCACAAAACCTGCCGCATCAATACATATTGCTCGTACGGTTACAAGAAGAGCGGAGAGGATTCTCGTCCGATTGACCAAGCATGACCCGAATGTATCAGTTACGACCTTGCGCTATTTGAACCGCTTATCCGATTTTTTCTTTGCTTTAGGAAGAGTCATCAATCACCGTTTACATGTGAAGGATATCGAATATATCAGAAGTGCCAAGGTGTTCAGTTCGAAAGAAAAGGATAACCAAAAATGA
- a CDS encoding histidine phosphatase family protein has product MTEDNCKKVYAGWRDQGLIPSEASRLKRYNKEFDEIFSSDLRRCVETAKLLFPNRTHREMRELREIHFGEWEGFTYEELKSNASYQQWISDFENRKPPNGESLAAFRFRIFRGWNKVMSVNKGNRIAIITHSGVIREFLTAYAPEIRNPWDWTVPHGGGFELIFEVKELRRGARCTLLQEVPSPENGDG; this is encoded by the coding sequence ATGACAGAAGACAATTGCAAAAAGGTATATGCGGGTTGGCGGGATCAGGGTCTAATTCCATCTGAAGCAAGCCGTTTAAAGCGTTACAATAAAGAGTTTGATGAAATTTTTTCAAGTGATCTTAGGCGTTGTGTGGAAACAGCAAAGCTCCTTTTTCCTAACAGGACCCACAGAGAAATGAGAGAGCTACGGGAAATCCATTTTGGAGAGTGGGAAGGGTTTACTTACGAAGAGTTGAAATCCAATGCGTCATATCAACAGTGGATTTCTGACTTCGAAAATCGCAAACCACCGAATGGCGAAAGTTTAGCAGCATTTCGATTCCGGATTTTTCGTGGATGGAACAAAGTAATGTCAGTGAATAAGGGAAACCGAATCGCGATCATTACACATAGTGGCGTCATTCGAGAGTTTTTGACTGCATATGCTCCTGAAATAAGAAATCCATGGGACTGGACAGTGCCTCATGGTGGAGGCTTTGAGCTTATATTTGAAGTTAAAGAACTTAGGAGGGGTGCGCGATGCACTTTGTTACAGGAGGTGCCTTCACCGGAAAACGGAGATGGGTGA
- a CDS encoding ECF transporter S component, producing MNSSKKISSISIFIALTAVGASFKIPAIVGSIALDMIPALIAVSLFGIVPGALVAVLGHLLSALLGGMPLGFLHLLIGIEMAFLVALFGKFYQNGKRFYGAFFFLIGNTFLAPMPFIYLVSMEFYIGILPSLFIGSLINLIVALIVLPKLVFLKQDKSVKGLGT from the coding sequence ATGAATAGTAGTAAGAAAATCAGCTCCATCAGCATCTTCATTGCATTAACCGCAGTTGGGGCATCTTTTAAAATCCCTGCAATCGTCGGGAGTATCGCATTAGACATGATTCCCGCTCTAATCGCTGTATCGTTATTCGGAATTGTCCCGGGTGCACTTGTAGCAGTACTTGGGCATCTGCTTTCAGCTTTACTTGGGGGAATGCCACTTGGATTTCTTCACCTTCTTATCGGAATTGAAATGGCCTTCCTCGTCGCACTGTTCGGTAAATTTTATCAAAATGGTAAACGATTTTACGGAGCGTTCTTCTTTTTGATCGGAAATACGTTCCTCGCACCGATGCCTTTTATCTATTTGGTTAGTATGGAATTTTACATTGGTATTCTCCCATCCTTATTCATTGGCTCTCTGATCAATCTCATCGTTGCACTGATTGTCTTACCTAAACTCGTTTTCCTTAAGCAAGACAAGAGTGTGAAAGGTTTGGGAACATGA
- a CDS encoding bifunctional adenosylcobinamide kinase/adenosylcobinamide-phosphate guanylyltransferase — protein MHFVTGGAFTGKRRWVTEYYQLDQSNDYKWFSAYQHDDLPGHWKSINESIVVVEGMETWIKHECKFGDWSDRSWMQWLEAMLVWENEKSRTCIIIGTDISKGIVPSMKWERDWRDQTGRWYQSITSNADQVDVIWNGLNLTLKEKGVKTHENLYT, from the coding sequence ATGCACTTTGTTACAGGAGGTGCCTTCACCGGAAAACGGAGATGGGTGACCGAGTATTATCAATTGGATCAATCCAATGACTATAAGTGGTTTTCAGCTTACCAACATGATGATCTTCCCGGTCACTGGAAGTCGATTAATGAATCCATCGTCGTTGTTGAAGGGATGGAAACATGGATTAAACATGAGTGTAAATTCGGAGATTGGTCAGACAGAAGTTGGATGCAATGGCTTGAAGCGATGCTAGTGTGGGAGAACGAGAAAAGCAGAACGTGTATCATTATCGGAACAGACATCTCGAAAGGCATCGTTCCATCAATGAAATGGGAACGGGATTGGCGTGACCAAACTGGACGTTGGTATCAATCGATTACCTCGAACGCTGATCAGGTGGATGTCATTTGGAATGGATTGAATCTAACACTTAAAGAAAAAGGAGTGAAGACTCATGAAAATCTATACACGTAA
- a CDS encoding PCYCGC motif-containing (lipo)protein — protein sequence MKTKLSLIILVCVIVLSACSSNDDEHSSMTHDMESHDWSHLEELGADAATIEAYDFAVKHPEVLDYIPCYCGCHHDAGHESNTDCFVDQVEDNVAILDNMGLGUGICVNIAREAKFQYENGTDLKKIRKNIEAKYGQGDLEPTPTPEPI from the coding sequence ATGAAAACGAAATTGTCTTTGATCATTCTTGTATGTGTAATTGTACTTTCCGCATGCAGCAGTAATGACGATGAACATTCGTCAATGACCCATGATATGGAAAGTCATGATTGGTCTCACCTTGAAGAACTTGGTGCAGATGCAGCAACGATTGAAGCATACGATTTTGCAGTAAAACATCCAGAAGTCCTTGATTACATACCTTGTTACTGTGGTTGCCATCATGATGCAGGACATGAGAGTAATACGGATTGTTTCGTCGATCAAGTTGAGGACAATGTCGCAATCCTTGATAACATGGGGCTTGGCTGAGGGATCTGTGTTAATATAGCCCGGGAGGCTAAATTTCAGTATGAAAATGGTACAGATTTGAAGAAAATACGAAAAAATATCGAAGCGAAGTATGGACAAGGCGATTTAGAACCGACGCCTACTCCAGAACCAATCTAA
- a CDS encoding ribonuclease H-like YkuK family protein: MVDHYYFADQPMVFRNLSYAHLTFNEVRNHMITFMKKEPMGNYKLMIGTDSHVYQNETIFITGLVMQRVGKGAWACYRKIRYPKPIHNLHQKISYETSLTEEVAALFDEPLKNEFISIVLPHVYKGSTFVMEGHLDIGKGKKNKTREFVAEMVARIEAHGIEAKIKPESLVASSYANRYTK; this comes from the coding sequence ATGGTCGACCATTATTATTTTGCAGATCAGCCGATGGTGTTCAGGAATCTGTCCTATGCTCACTTGACATTCAATGAAGTACGTAACCATATGATTACATTCATGAAGAAAGAGCCGATGGGCAACTATAAGCTTATGATCGGTACGGATTCCCACGTATATCAAAATGAAACGATCTTCATAACGGGTCTCGTCATGCAACGTGTCGGTAAGGGCGCATGGGCATGTTATCGCAAAATCCGATACCCTAAACCAATCCACAACCTACATCAGAAAATCTCCTATGAAACCTCGTTGACCGAAGAGGTCGCTGCTCTCTTTGATGAACCGCTCAAAAATGAATTTATAAGTATCGTACTTCCTCATGTTTATAAGGGATCCACCTTTGTAATGGAGGGACATTTGGATATTGGGAAAGGCAAGAAGAATAAAACCAGGGAATTTGTAGCTGAAATGGTTGCGCGAATTGAAGCGCATGGCATCGAAGCTAAAATCAAACCCGAATCCCTCGTTGCATCCAGCTATGCAAACCGCTATACCAAATGA
- a CDS encoding diguanylate cyclase has translation MEDLIFHTSLILSYLFLTGFLMSWREQAFSPFINRILIGVSCGMMGIVLMYFSIEISENVILDLRHLVLIIAALFGGPVSAMVAAVCIASGRILMFGVNEAALLVAALFLILGAVYSWITRLRFSNYVKGFLMNVVTLPLIFLTIQHLVDMKQGFVSTMYLTLLSIPVGFLTVALSLYLHRYNELVKMYKQQANVDFLTELNNVRKFDDEMNLYKKYKLPKGERLSILLIDIDHFKQVNDTYGHEAGDAVLRQLGQLLKENSRKEDIVSRNGGEEFSVLLHRCPLDLVQDIAERVRKAVESHPFELPDGRLIHMTISIGIASYPDTVQHIDSLYKEADEGLYQAKHHGRNRVCMN, from the coding sequence ATGGAAGATTTGATATTTCACACGTCGTTAATTCTATCTTATTTATTTTTGACTGGCTTTCTAATGAGCTGGAGAGAACAAGCCTTCAGTCCATTCATTAACAGAATCCTCATCGGAGTATCCTGTGGCATGATGGGGATTGTTTTGATGTACTTTTCAATTGAAATTTCAGAGAATGTCATTTTGGACTTACGACATCTCGTGTTGATCATTGCTGCATTGTTTGGTGGACCTGTATCTGCAATGGTTGCTGCTGTGTGTATAGCAAGTGGAAGAATCCTAATGTTTGGCGTAAATGAAGCTGCTCTACTCGTAGCTGCTCTGTTCCTCATTCTTGGGGCCGTTTACAGCTGGATTACCAGGCTGAGATTCAGCAATTATGTTAAAGGATTCCTCATGAATGTCGTTACACTTCCACTTATCTTTTTGACAATCCAGCATCTAGTGGATATGAAACAAGGCTTTGTCAGCACGATGTATCTCACCCTCTTATCCATTCCAGTGGGTTTTCTTACCGTAGCGCTAAGTCTTTATCTTCACCGTTATAATGAGTTGGTCAAAATGTACAAACAACAAGCGAATGTAGATTTCTTGACCGAATTGAACAATGTCCGTAAATTCGATGATGAAATGAATTTGTATAAGAAATATAAGTTACCTAAAGGAGAACGGTTATCGATTCTCTTAATTGATATCGATCACTTCAAACAAGTCAATGATACATATGGACACGAGGCCGGTGATGCTGTTTTAAGGCAGCTTGGTCAGCTATTGAAGGAGAACTCACGTAAAGAAGATATCGTCTCACGAAATGGTGGAGAGGAATTTTCTGTTCTTCTTCACCGGTGTCCGCTAGACCTTGTACAAGATATTGCTGAACGAGTTAGAAAGGCGGTGGAATCACACCCATTTGAATTGCCGGATGGAAGGTTGATTCATATGACGATTTCGATTGGAATCGCATCTTACCCTGACACCGTACAACACATTGATTCTTTATATAAGGAAGCAGATGAAGGTCTCTACCAGGCGAAACATCATGGACGGAACAGAGTTTGCATGAATTGA
- a CDS encoding ATP-binding protein translates to MRNAQIHPITNVDYLIVTSDNSGAIGEKLEDTIRVDYETLAYYSFRVAVMECIAAGGTPISITIQNFCGDDKWDQLENGVTNGLQELHISDVPITGSTESNFGMSQSALGIVIIGRCSKPKTPMPPAIEGKWAVIGKPLIGQEVLDQSDELAPLDLYKRLSEIEGVSLWPVGSKGILHEWNQFTSDEGYKDTIKCELDIHKSGGPSTCFILSYPDQIEKRIKVLADRLFFPILLSFKG, encoded by the coding sequence ATGAGAAACGCACAAATCCATCCCATTACCAACGTTGATTACCTTATTGTTACGAGTGATAACAGTGGGGCAATCGGGGAGAAGTTGGAAGACACTATAAGAGTAGACTATGAGACGCTAGCTTATTATTCCTTTCGAGTGGCTGTAATGGAGTGTATCGCTGCAGGGGGGACACCAATATCAATCACCATCCAGAATTTCTGTGGGGATGACAAATGGGACCAACTCGAAAATGGAGTAACGAACGGGCTGCAGGAACTCCACATCTCGGATGTCCCGATCACAGGGAGCACAGAAAGTAACTTTGGAATGAGTCAATCCGCGCTTGGAATCGTTATTATCGGTAGATGTTCCAAGCCCAAAACTCCTATGCCCCCAGCCATTGAAGGTAAATGGGCTGTCATCGGAAAACCGTTGATCGGTCAGGAAGTCCTTGATCAATCAGACGAACTCGCTCCACTGGATTTGTATAAAAGACTGAGTGAAATAGAAGGGGTCTCTCTCTGGCCGGTCGGCTCAAAAGGAATCCTTCATGAGTGGAATCAATTTACAAGTGATGAGGGCTACAAGGACACGATCAAGTGTGAACTTGATATACATAAGTCGGGTGGGCCTTCAACATGCTTTATTCTTTCATATCCAGATCAAATAGAGAAACGAATTAAAGTTCTGGCAGACCGCTTGTTTTTTCCAATACTATTGTCCTTCAAAGGCTGA